The Clostridia bacterium genomic interval ATTATTAAGCGGTCAAATTTTGTCTTTGTCCGCTATTAATGATTACTGCAGCGCAATCGATAATTACTGTAGGAAAGTAGCGGGAAAGATGATACCTTATGATACCGAATGTGAGGGCTATTTGTTACTATTTTATTATGATGATGAGTTAATAAGTAGTGCATTACTAAATAACTATTCGGATTTTTTCGGTCATGACCTAGATTTAGATGATTTGGAGATAACGGAATGACACTTCAAGAAAAACTTCGCCAAGTCCGTTTAACAAAGGGGTTAACATTACAAGAAGTAGCGGGCGCTCTAGGGCTTAAAAGTAGAGCGTCCGTTCAACATTGGGAGTCGGGCTATCGTGTGCCGAAATTGTCAAGCCTCAAAAAGCTTGCCAAGCTATACGGGGTCGATGTAACGTATTTCATTTTGGACGATTAGCGCGGCTGTTCGGATTGAACCGTATTTGTAAACGTATGTTCCTAGCCTTGCCTTTCGGAGTGAGCCGCCCCCCCCACTTGTAACGCACTACAGCCCCGCACTTGATACACTGTTAATGGCAGCGGCGGTTAATTAATGCCTTGCCTCCCGTCGTT includes:
- a CDS encoding helix-turn-helix transcriptional regulator, translating into MTLQEKLRQVRLTKGLTLQEVAGALGLKSRASVQHWESGYRVPKLSSLKKLAKLYGVDVTYFILDD